From one Gracilinanus agilis isolate LMUSP501 chromosome 5, AgileGrace, whole genome shotgun sequence genomic stretch:
- the FBXL14 gene encoding F-box/LRR-repeat protein 14 has protein sequence METHISCLFPELLAMIFGYLDVRDKGRAAQVCTAWRDAAYHKSVWRGVEAKLHLRRANPSLFPSLQARGIRRVQILSLRRSLSYVIQGMANIESLNLSGCYNLTDNGLGHAFVQEIGSLRALNLSLCKQITDSSLGRIAQYLKGLEVLELGGCSNITNTGLLLIAWGLQRLKSLNLRSCRHLSDVGIGHLAGMTRSAAEGCLGLEQLTLQDCQKLTDLSLKHISRGLTGLRLLNLSFCGGISDAGLLHLSHMGSLRSLNLRSCDNISDTGIMHLAMGSLRLSGLDVSFCDKVGDQSLAYIAQGLDGLKSLSLCSCHISDDGINRMVRQMHGLRTLNIGQCVRITDKGLELIAEHLSQLTGIDLYGCTRITKRGLERITQLPCLKVLNLGLWQMTESEKVR, from the coding sequence atggagaCCCACATCTCGTGCTTGTTCCCGGAGCTGCTGGCCATGATCTTTGGCTACCTGGACGTCCGGGACAAGGGGCGCGCGGCGCAGGTGTGCACGGCCTGGCGGGACGCCGCCTACCACAAGTCGGTGTGGCGGGGGGTGGAGGCCAAGCTGCACCTGCGCCGCGCCAACCCGTCCCTGTTCCCCAGCCTGCAGGCCCGCGGCATCCGGCGGGTGCAGATCCTCAGCCTGCGCCGCAGCCTCAGCTACGTGATCCAGGGCATGGCCAACATCGAGAGCCTGAACCTGAGCGGCTGCTACAACCTCACGGACAACGGGCTGGGCCACGCGTTCGTGCAGGAGATCGGCTCCCTCCGGGCCCTCAACCTCAGCCTCTGCAAGCAGATCACCGATAGCAGCCTGGGCCGTATAGCCCAGTACCTCAAAGGCCTCGAGGTGCTGGAGCTGGGGGGCTGCAGTAACATCACCAACACGGGCCTGCTGCTCATCGCCTGGGGGCTGCAGCGCCTCAAAAGTCTCAACCTGCGCAGCTGCCGCCACCTCTCCGACGTGGGCATCGGGCATCTGGCGGGCATGACTCGGAGCGCAGCCGAGGGCTGTCTGGGTTTGGAGCAGCTCACTCTGCAGGACTGCCAGAAGCTTACCGACCTGTCCCTCAAACACATCTCCAGAGGCCTGACAGGACTGAGGCTGCTGAACCTCAGCTTCTGCGGAGGCATTTCTGACGCGGGCCTCCTGCACCTGTCCCACATGGGGAGCCTGAGGAGCCTCAACCTGCGTTCCTGTGACAACATCAGCGACACTGGCATTATGCATCTCGCCATGGGCAGCCTGCGCCTCTCCGGGCTGGACGTGTCCTTCTGTGACAAAGTGGGCGACCAGAGCTTAGCGTACATCGCCCAGGGACTGGATGGCCTCAAATCCCTTTCCCTATGCTCCTGCCACATCAGCGATGATGGCATCAATCGTATGGTCCGGCAGATGCATGGGCTCCGCACCCTCAACATTGGGCAGTGTGTTCGAATCACTGACAAGGGCCTGGAGCTGATTGCTGAGCATCTCAGCCAGCTCACTGGCATTGACCTCTATGGCTGCACTCGAATTACCAAACGGGGACTAGAGCGAATCACTCAGCTGCCCTGCCTCAAGGTGCTCAACCTGGGACTCTGGCAGATGACTGAGAGTGAGAAGGTCAGGTGA